The Pseudomonas hefeiensis genomic sequence ACTGCCGAGCGTGGCATTCGGGGCCACCGAAACCCGCAGTGGCAAGGTGTTGATGAACAGGCCAATCATTTCTGCGACGCCGGTCAGGTCGGCCGGACGCCCGGCCACGGTGACGCCGAAGACCACGTCCTGTTGCCCGCTGTAGCGCGACAGCAGCAACGACCAGACGCCTTGGAAAAACGTGTTCGGGGTGATCCGGCGATTGCGGCAGAACGCCGCCAGTGCCTGGGTTTCCTGCTCGTTCAGGTGAATCAGTTGGTCGTCCACCAGCACCGCATCGGTGTAGCGGTCGCGGGTCACGCCGTTGTCCACGGTCAGTGGCGTGGGCGCGTTGAGGCCGTGTAGCTGGCCGCGCCAGAATTGCTCGGCCTTGCCGGCATCCTGACGTTGCAGCCACTGGATGTAATCGCGAAACGGCCGAGGGCTTTTCAGCTCCGGCGTACGGTCGTTGCACAGCGCTTCGTAGACTTTGAGGAAGTCCACGGTCACCAGGGAAATGCACCAGGCGTCCATCAGAATGTGGTGGAAGCTGCGAATGAACTCGTAGGACTCCTCAGCCAGGCGTACCAGCCGGAAGCGAATCAGCGGTGGTTTGGACAGGTTGAAGCCGACTTTCTGCTCGTCTTCCAGCAGGCTGCGGATCCGCGCCTCCTGCTCATGGGGGGCGAGCCCGCGCAGGTCGAGGGTGTCCAGCGGTACCTTGACCTGGCGATGGATCACCTGCACCGGTTGCTTCTGGCTTTTCCACTGGAAACTGGCGCGCAGGGAAGGGTGCAGCGCCACCACCTGGCGCCACGATTCGAGGAACGCCCCTTCATCGATGGCCCCGCCGATGCGGTAGCGATCCTGCATCAGGTAGACACCGGAGTCTTCGTGCAGCAGGGAGTGGAACAGCATCCCTTGCTGCAGCGGTGACAGCGGGTAAATGTCTTCGATCGGGTTAGCGGTGGTTTTTTCGCTGGTCATTGCAAGGGTCCTGCGTAAATAGGGGCGACGGTGATGGCGTGGTGACGAGAGGCGCCGCTCACAGGTCGGCCTCGTCCAGTTCGGCCATCAGCGCTTGCATTTCGTCATCGGACAGGCCCGAGGCGCTGAATTCGGTGCTGTCGGCTTGCGGCTCGGCGGCGCTCGGATCCAGCGGTTGCGCGACCTCGGCCATGGCCGCGATGGTCTGGCGCTCGAAGACTTGTTTGGCCGAGAGCGCGATGCCTTGCTCGTGGGCCTGGGCCACCACTTGCAGGCTCAGGATCGAGTCGCCGCCGATGGCGAAAAAGTTGTCGGTGACGCTCACCGTCGAGAGCTTCAAGACCTTGGCGACGATCGCTTGCAGGGTGGTCTCCATGGCGTTGCGCGGCGCCACGTGGGCGCTTTCATCGAACGAGTCGGGGTCGGGCAACTGCCGCGTGTCGAGCTTGCCGTTGGGCGTGCGCGGAAAGCTCGCCAGGGTCAGCACCAGGGCCGGCACCATGTACGACGGCAGGCGTTCGCCGAGGAAACGCTTGATCGCCTCCGAGTCCGGTGCGTAGCCGTGGGCGGCGAGGATGTAGGCGAGCAGGCGCTTGCCGGCGGCATGTTCCTGAACGATCACCGCGGCTTCGCGCACGTCGCTGTGGCTGCACAACTGCCGTTCGATTTCGCCCAGCTCGATGCGGTAGCCGCGCACCTTGACCTGATGGTCCTTACGGCCAAGGAACGCCAGGCGCCCGTCGGCCAGCCAGCACGCCAGATCGCCGGTGCGGTAGGCGCGGGTGCCGTCGACCAGGCTGACGAAAGCCTTGGCGGTTTCTTCGGGTTTGTGGCGATAGCCGCGGGCCAGGGTCGGGCCGGCGAGGACGATTTCCCCTGGCTCGCCGATGCCGCAGGCGATGTCGAATTCGTTCAGCAGGCGCAGGTCCATGCCGGCGATCGGACGGCCGATGCTGACGTTCCGGCTGGGGTCCAACACTTCATAAGTGGCCCAGACGGTGGCCTCAGTGGGACCGTATTCGTTCACCAGATGTGCGTGGGGCAGGGTCTTGCTGTGTTGTGCGATCAGCGACGGCGGGCAAGCTTCACCAGCGACGATCCAGCAAGCGAGGCTGTCGGTTCCCCCGCTGCGCTGCAGTTGATCGAGCAGGGCCTGGTACAGCGACGGCAGCGACAGGCCGTGGCTGACCTGGTGCTGGGCAATCAGTTGCGCCAGGCGGGACATTTCCAGTTCTTCGCCTGGGGCGGGTAATACCAGGCGTCCGCCTTGGGCCAGGGTCCAGAAAATCCCGGCGACCGAGCTGTCGAAGGCAAACGACGACAACAACAGGTAGGCGCGCACCGGCGTCTCATAGGTCGCCATGCGCACTTGGGTCGAGAAACTCAGGGCTCCGTGGCTGATTTCCACGGCTTTCGGCGCACCGGTAGAGCCGGAGGTGTAGATCAAGTAGGCGAGGTCGTTGGCGTCCGGCAACGGCAGTGCCGGCCAATCGCTGAGGTCCTGCGTTGTCAGGTCATCGAGCACGAAGCGTTGCAGGTTGGCCGGCACACTGTCGGCCAGTTCGGCGCTGACCACGATGTGGGCGATGGCGCTGTCGGCGAGCATGTAGGCGCGGCGGTCGGCCGGGTAGGTTGGGTCGACGGGCACGTAGGCGCCACCGGCTTTCAAGACGGCGAGCATGGCGACAATGGCCGCGTTGCTGCGGGCGAACAGGATGCCGACCGGCACCCCTGGACCAATGCCGGCGGCGACCAGTCGATGGGCCAGTTGCGTGGCGCA encodes the following:
- a CDS encoding non-ribosomal peptide synthetase — translated: MSGLQGFRISPQQASLYPHTHGAAQHPFSCHLQWSLSQPLDVDALKDRLQALVAGSEILRTRLMPVPGLRHPVQVIDEAGSLAVNLQDLRLHSQADQDAALAQLTTQPRDWTTPLWVTLVHLSDEQDVLDLAAASSHFDLASLKWLAGALLQDTATDLSEALQYADYAEWRWSLVEDAPDHPGVSFWKPAGDTEQATLQLPLESTLAGGFAPTRLDLTLPADLARHPALPPELLLAAWAAVLGRLAGQQQVPLTLIHESRGAELESTLGLFEQCLPVSIELDAQATLLEQSTQVAAVLERLIGWQDYYTGNHQAGYAFAWRSGDTRERHASALMNPLKACLNVRQLPDSLHAQLVYDRQALSAEAAGCLAEQWLQLLQGALAEPQRAWAQLPLGGMLQSQLIGTSANVPSIEPVTLVELFARQVRQQPNAIALSDQDGDLSYSRLDACATQLAHRLVAAGIGPGVPVGILFARSNAAIVAMLAVLKAGGAYVPVDPTYPADRRAYMLADSAIAHIVVSAELADSVPANLQRFVLDDLTTQDLSDWPALPLPDANDLAYLIYTSGSTGAPKAVEISHGALSFSTQVRMATYETPVRAYLLLSSFAFDSSVAGIFWTLAQGGRLVLPAPGEELEMSRLAQLIAQHQVSHGLSLPSLYQALLDQLQRSGGTDSLACWIVAGEACPPSLIAQHSKTLPHAHLVNEYGPTEATVWATYEVLDPSRNVSIGRPIAGMDLRLLNEFDIACGIGEPGEIVLAGPTLARGYRHKPEETAKAFVSLVDGTRAYRTGDLACWLADGRLAFLGRKDHQVKVRGYRIELGEIERQLCSHSDVREAAVIVQEHAAGKRLLAYILAAHGYAPDSEAIKRFLGERLPSYMVPALVLTLASFPRTPNGKLDTRQLPDPDSFDESAHVAPRNAMETTLQAIVAKVLKLSTVSVTDNFFAIGGDSILSLQVVAQAHEQGIALSAKQVFERQTIAAMAEVAQPLDPSAAEPQADSTEFSASGLSDDEMQALMAELDEADL